Proteins encoded within one genomic window of Rossellomorea vietnamensis:
- a CDS encoding endonuclease MutS2, whose product MNSKVLKTLEFDKIKELLKQFAASALGHARVSSLMPSVDYEEITALHEETDEAMTILRLKGHAPLGGIFDIRPHVKRAQIGGMLSPSEFVQVASTIRASRKLTLFVEELLEEEVDIPLLQGKMGTVIPLPHLEQDIRKVVDDNGEILDTASETLRTIRTQLRANEGRIREKLERMIRSSNAQKMLSDAIITIRNDRYVIPVKQEYRGQYGGIIHDQSSSGQTLFIEPEAIVQLNNQLRELRLKEQTEIEKILQELSESVQESGEELLLIVNVLSDVDFMFTKAKFGRSIKGSKPTINNERRVKLNKARHPLLPIDEAVANDIELGNEFSSIVITGPNTGGKTVTLKTLGLTSLMAQAGLPIPALDGSEVGVFRTIYADIGDEQSIEQSLSTFSSHMVNIVDILKKVDHESLVLFDELGAGTDPQEGAALAISILDEVHGTGARVVATTHYPELKAYGYNREGVVNASVEFNVETLSPTYKLLLGVPGRSNAFDISKRLGLSDGVIQRAKSHIGTDSKEVENMIASLEDSRRQGERELEEAHELLRQAEKMHKDMQKQMMEYYEKKDTLYEKAQQKASEVVEKAKAEAEQVIKDLRKMQQEKSAQIKEHELIQAKKQLEDATPKLKTGQKKKAAGSNHELKAGDEVKVLSFDQKGHLIERVSAKEWQVQMGIMKMKVKESDLEFIQSQQKVETKPLATVKGKDFHVSLELDLRGERFENALSRVEKYIDDALLAGYPRVSIIHGKGTGALRQGVQEYLKNHRSVKNIRFGDAGEGGTGVTVVQFK is encoded by the coding sequence GTGAATTCTAAAGTATTAAAAACGTTAGAGTTTGATAAAATCAAAGAATTATTAAAGCAATTTGCTGCATCTGCCCTTGGTCATGCAAGGGTTTCCTCCCTCATGCCATCGGTCGATTATGAAGAGATCACCGCTCTTCATGAAGAGACGGATGAAGCCATGACGATTCTCAGATTGAAAGGTCATGCCCCGCTTGGCGGTATTTTTGATATACGCCCTCACGTGAAGCGTGCCCAAATCGGCGGTATGCTCTCTCCGTCTGAATTCGTTCAGGTGGCAAGTACGATCCGGGCAAGCCGGAAGCTGACCCTTTTTGTAGAAGAGCTACTGGAGGAAGAGGTGGATATTCCCCTTTTACAAGGCAAGATGGGGACAGTCATCCCGCTTCCTCATTTAGAACAGGATATACGTAAAGTGGTGGATGACAACGGTGAAATATTGGATACGGCGAGTGAAACCCTCCGTACGATCCGGACCCAGCTGCGTGCCAATGAAGGGCGGATACGGGAGAAGCTGGAGCGGATGATCCGTTCATCCAACGCACAGAAGATGCTATCCGATGCGATCATCACCATCCGGAATGACAGGTACGTCATCCCGGTCAAACAGGAATACCGGGGGCAATATGGCGGAATCATCCATGATCAATCGTCTTCCGGGCAGACGTTATTCATCGAGCCTGAAGCGATTGTTCAGCTAAATAACCAGCTGCGTGAGCTTCGTTTGAAAGAGCAGACGGAAATCGAGAAGATTCTTCAGGAACTGTCTGAAAGTGTACAAGAATCGGGAGAAGAACTGCTTCTGATCGTCAACGTCCTGTCAGACGTGGATTTCATGTTTACCAAGGCGAAATTCGGACGATCGATCAAAGGGTCAAAGCCGACGATCAATAATGAACGCCGGGTGAAGCTGAATAAAGCACGTCATCCCCTTTTGCCCATCGATGAGGCAGTGGCGAATGATATTGAACTCGGGAATGAATTTTCTTCCATCGTCATCACCGGGCCGAATACCGGGGGTAAAACCGTTACATTGAAAACACTGGGCTTAACAAGCTTGATGGCACAGGCAGGTCTTCCGATCCCGGCACTTGATGGTTCCGAGGTCGGTGTTTTCCGCACGATTTACGCTGATATAGGGGATGAGCAATCCATTGAACAAAGTTTGAGTACCTTCTCCTCCCATATGGTGAACATTGTCGACATACTGAAAAAGGTCGATCATGAGAGTCTGGTGCTGTTCGATGAGCTTGGTGCCGGTACCGATCCTCAGGAAGGGGCGGCATTGGCGATTTCCATCCTTGATGAAGTTCATGGAACAGGGGCAAGGGTCGTGGCGACGACTCACTATCCAGAGTTGAAGGCGTATGGGTATAATCGTGAAGGAGTCGTGAATGCCAGTGTGGAATTTAATGTAGAGACATTAAGTCCCACGTATAAGCTATTGCTAGGGGTCCCGGGAAGAAGTAATGCCTTTGACATTTCCAAACGTCTTGGATTGTCAGATGGTGTCATTCAACGGGCGAAGTCCCATATCGGTACCGATAGCAAGGAAGTCGAGAATATGATCGCTTCACTTGAAGACAGCAGGCGGCAGGGTGAACGGGAGCTCGAGGAAGCCCATGAGCTGTTGAGACAGGCTGAGAAGATGCATAAAGACATGCAGAAGCAAATGATGGAGTATTACGAGAAGAAGGATACCCTATACGAAAAAGCACAGCAAAAAGCCAGTGAGGTCGTTGAAAAAGCGAAGGCGGAAGCTGAACAGGTCATCAAGGATCTGCGGAAAATGCAACAGGAGAAGTCGGCTCAGATCAAAGAACATGAATTGATCCAGGCGAAAAAGCAGCTTGAAGATGCGACTCCCAAGCTGAAAACGGGTCAAAAGAAGAAAGCGGCTGGATCCAACCATGAATTGAAGGCCGGGGACGAAGTCAAAGTGCTGAGCTTCGATCAAAAGGGTCATTTGATCGAGCGGGTATCAGCGAAGGAATGGCAGGTCCAAATGGGCATCATGAAGATGAAAGTGAAGGAGTCGGATCTTGAATTCATTCAATCCCAGCAAAAGGTCGAAACGAAACCCCTCGCGACGGTGAAAGGGAAAGATTTTCATGTCAGCCTTGAACTTGACTTGCGCGGAGAGCGTTTTGAAAATGCCTTATCGAGGGTTGAAAAGTACATTGATGACGCCCTGCTTGCAGGCTACCCACGCGTTTCCATCATCCACGGAAAAGGGACGGGAGCTTTAAGACAGGGAGTACAGGAGTACTTAAAGAATCACCGGTCGGTCAAGAATATCCGTTTCGGGGATGCAGGTGAAGGTGGAACCGGCGTAACGGTCGTTCAATTTAAATAA
- a CDS encoding DUF350 domain-containing protein: protein MENFWENEFVQTAGNYSVVILCLVLFLAIFELVTKYRNWEEIKKGNMAVAMATGGKIFGIANIFRHSISHNDTILTTIGWGVFGFFLLLIGYFIYEFLTPKFRIDEEIENDNRAVGFISLVISVGLSYVIGAGIS, encoded by the coding sequence ATGGAGAACTTTTGGGAAAATGAATTTGTTCAGACGGCGGGGAATTACAGTGTGGTCATCCTTTGTCTGGTGTTGTTCTTAGCGATCTTTGAACTGGTGACGAAATATCGGAACTGGGAAGAAATCAAAAAAGGAAATATGGCCGTGGCCATGGCAACGGGAGGGAAAATATTCGGGATCGCGAATATTTTCCGGCATTCCATCAGTCATAACGATACCATCCTCACGACGATCGGGTGGGGTGTGTTTGGCTTTTTCCTGCTGTTGATCGGGTATTTTATTTATGAATTCCTGACTCCGAAATTCAGGATCGATGAGGAAATTGAAAATGATAACCGGGCGGTAGGCTTTATTTCACTGGTCATTTCAGTCGGATTATCCTATGTCATAGGAGCCGGTATATCGTAA